Part of the Bacillus andreraoultii genome is shown below.
GAAAGCCATTTATTATTGTTATAAACTCAACAAAACCACAGCATCATGAGACAGAGCTATTAAGACAGGAACTACAGGAAAAATATGATATACCTGTTCTAGCCATGAGTGTGGAAAATATGCGAGAAGCTGACGTTCATAATGTATTAAAAGAAACGCTGTTTGAATTTCCAGTTCTTGAGGTGAATGTGAATTTACCAAGCTGGGTGATGGTTCTAAAAGACGGTCATTGGCTTCGTACGAGTTATCAAGAAGCTGTAAAGGAAACGGTAAAGGATATTAAAAGGTTAAGAGATGTTGACCGAGTCGTCCAATCTTTTACTGAGTTTGATTTCATTGAACATGCAGGCCTTGCAGGTATCGAAATGGGGCAAGGAATTGCAGAAATTGATTTACACGCACCTGATGAGTTATACGACCAAGTATTAAAAGAAATTGTTGGTGTTGAGATTAGAGGTAAAGATCATTTACTTGAACTAATGCAAGACTTTGCTCACGCGAAAAAAGAATATGATCAAATTGCTGATGCCTTGAAGATGGTTAAACAAACTGGATATGGAATTGCAGCACCGACAATTGAAGATATGAGTTTAGATGAACCGGAAATTATTCGCCAAGGATCACGATTTGGTGTACGTTTAAAAGCGGTTGCTCCATCGATTCATATGATTAAAGTAGATGTTGAAAGTGAGTTTGCGCCAATTATTGGTACAGAAAAGCAAAGTGAAGAACTTGTGCGGTATTTAATGCAAGATTTTGAAGATGACCCTCTATCAATTTGGAATTCAGACATTTTTGGTAGAAACTTAAATTCCATCGTTCGAGAAGGAATACAAGCAAAATTGGCATTAATGCCGGAGAATGCTAGATATAAACTAAAAGAAACACTTGAGCGAATTATTAACGAAGGCTCAGGTGGACTAATTGCAATTATTCTATAGATCATACAGACTCCAGAAATAATGGGGTCTTTTTTAGTTTCAGGGAAAGTATACGTACTTTTAAATTCTATTTCCTATACACATAAGCTAGAAACTACAGTTCTCTTCATGCCAAGAATCCACCCCCTTGTTTTCTTATCTTTTATGTTAAGTTCATGTTTAAAAATAATTAAAATTGGAAAAAAAGAAGATAAGGTTTTATAAAAGATATGTTAAAGACATCGCTAAAGGTTAAAATAAATGAATAAAAAACAACGATTTATAAAAACTCGTCAAAAACCTTGAAAAATTTACCTTCTTTGCTTAATAAATCTTGCTATGCCTTGAATGATGTGATAATCTTTTAACAGAATTGTTCTTGTTTCACTTTCCAAAAACGGAAATAAAGAACAAGTATAATTTAAAAAATAGATGCAATTCACATATTGCACCAATTACTCTTGGGAGGAGGTGAATGGCATGAACAAAACAGATTTAGTAAATGCAGTTGCAGAAACTGCTGAACTTTCTAAAAAAGATGCGACAAAAGCTGTTGATGCTGTTTTTGATTCAATTTTAAATGCTTTAAAACAAGGTGATAAAGTTCAACTAATCGGATTCGGTAACTTTGAAGTTCGTGAACGTTCCGCTCGTAAAGGACGTAACCCACAAACTGGTGAAGAAATCGAAATCGCAGCAAGTAAAGTTCCTGCGTTTAAACCAGGTAAAGCACTTAAAGATGCTGTTAAATAATTACATATCATATGTGTAGTAGGACCTGTCGTTATTCGGCAGGTCCTATTAATTATTTGCTTTTTGTTCTGTCAATTTAAGTAAATTACCTCCTCTAGGTTTTTCTTTTTGCTCGATAACTTTTGATGTGCTAGTATAAAATAGATTACAATTTTTAGTAAAACACCTAACTTTTTTGTTTTTTATAGGGGAGGACACTATTTATGAAAGAAATGGATTTAGAACAAATAGAACAAGGTGTTCGACTTATTCTTGAAGGTATCGGGGAAGATCCGAATCGAGAAGGTTTATTAGATACACCAAAACGGGTTGCAAAAATGTATGCGGAAATGTTTCGTGGTTTAACTATAGATCCAAAAGAATATTTTGAAACAATATTTCATGAAGAACATGAGGAGATTGTACTCGTTAAAGATATACCGTTTTACTCTATGTGTGAACATCATTTAGTACCGTTTTATGGACATGTTCATGTTGCTTATATACCAAGAAATGGACGCATAACAGGATTAAGTAAGTTAGCAAGAGCTGTTGAGGCCGTTGCAAAAAGACCGCAACTTCAAGAAAGAATTACACGTACGGTGGCAAATGCTATTATGGAAAAGCTGGATCCACACGGAGTAATGGTTATTGTTGAAGCAGAACATATGTGTATGACTATGCGAGGGATTAAAAAGCCTGGTTCAAAAACAGTTACTACGGTTGCGAGAGGTTGTTTTGAAGTAGATGCTGAAAAAAGAAAAGAAGTATTAGCGTTAATTAAATAACTAGATGGAGGGCAAAAAATGGAAAAGAGATTATCATCAAATGATTATGTAATCATTAAGGCGCTTGATGATGGAGTTAATGTCATTGGACTTACACGTGGTCAAGATACTCGTTTCCATCATTCTGAAAAACTGGATAAAGGTGAAGTGATGATTGCCCAATTTACAGAACATACTTCGGCTATTAAAGTTCGTGGAAAGTCACAAATAATTTCTCCTTTTGGTGAAGTTTTTAGTGATGGAAAATAAGTTTTATTCATCATCTAGTGATTTAGTAATTGCATCTCAAAAAAGAAACTTATTTATGTTATAATTGTAATAGTTTAACTTCTTCAAAATTCTTACGTGAAATTAACGAATGGTAGTTGAGGGTGATTTTGTGCAATTTACTGAAGAATATATCGCAGAAACAAAAGAAAAAGTATATCAAAAAATATTTCATTCGTATTTATCAAGTCAACTAGAATTACCAGAAATAGATCATGATAAACTATTTTTGCTCTTAAATATATTACAATGCCAAGATTTGCCTAAAGAACAGTTTGATGCGTATGTAACAACCGTTATGTATATTCAAATTGCCCTTGATACCCATGATCGTGTAAAAAATGATGATGAAGATATGCCTCACCAAAAGCGCCAGTTAACAGTGCTTGCAGGTGATTTTTATAGTGGCTTATACTATCATTCTTTGTCCAATGTACCAAATATCCATTTGATAAGAAGACTTGCTGAAGGAATAAAAATTGTTAATGAAAATAAAATAAAAATTTATAATAAAGAAGTTCTCACATTTAATGAATATATGCAAAGCATGATGTATAAAGAGACAGCTATTTATCAACAGTTGGCATATTTTTTTAATCACCCACATTCAGAAATCCTTTCTACGAATTGGTTACATGTCAATCAAATCATTAAGGAAAAGAATCAGTATATTTCATATATAAAAGAAAATGATTTATTAAAGACATCAACAGTAGACGAACATGAATTGCATGGAATCATATCTAAGCAAATAGACAACTATATTGAGTTGAAATATAGTCCTATATTGAATAGAGTACCCGAATCATTAATAGAAGGTTTTCTCGAACGAACAGCTGCTAATAAAGAAAAAGTATCAACAATTATTTCATAATCCGTCTGATAGAGGGAGTCGTTAAAGATGGAACAATCAAAAGAAGAAAGAGTTCACCATGTTTTTGAAAATATTTATAATAAGTATGATCAAATGAACTCGATTATTAGTTTTAGGCAACATATTCGTTGGCGGAAAGATACAATGAAGCGAATGAATGTACAAAAAGGAAAGAAAGCACTCGATGTATGTTGTGGGACCGCGGATTGGACAATTGCTATGAGTAAAGCAATTGGAAGCGACGGGGAAGTTATTGGTCTTGATTTTAGTGAGAATATGTTAAAGGTTGGGAGAGAAAAACTTGCTAATGAACAAATAACAAACGCGAAATTAGTTCATGGCAATGCAATGGAGCTACCATTCTCAGACGACTCTTTTGATTACGTTACGATTGGGTTCGGTTTACGAAACGTACCAGATTATATGCAAGCATTACGAGAAATGTATCGGGTGTTAAAACCTGGTGGAGTGATTGCTTGTTTAGAAACATCACAACCTACAATGTTCGGTTTTCGACAAATTTATTATTTTTATTTCCACTATATCATGCCGTTGTTTGGGAAATTATTTGCGAAAAGTTATAAAGAATATTCTTGGTTACAAGAATCGGCACGAGATTTTCCAGAAGCAAAAAAATTAGCCATGATGTTTGAACAGGCAGGTTTTAAAAATGTTTCATTCAAAAAATATTTTGGTGGGGTCGCTGCACTACATCTAGCACATAAAGAGTGAAAGTACTAGGCTTTACATAACCGGGTGGTACAAATGAATTATAAAACTGTTTACTCAATACTAAATAAAGATTTGAAAAAAATAGAATATGAGTTAGAACACGTATTAGATGCGAAATCTCCTTTACTCAAACAATCTTCTCTACATTATCTACAAGCAGGGGGAAAAAGAATTCGACCTGTCTTTGTCATCTTATCCGCTAAATTTGGACGATATAATTTTGAATTAGTAAAAGATGTTGCAGTAAGTCTAGAATTAATTCATATGGCCTCATTAATACATGATGACGTAATTGATGATGCGTATACTCGTAGAGGAAAACCAACTGTAAAAGCGAAATGGGATAATAAAATTGCAATGTATACTGGAGATTACATACTTGCACGTGCACTAGAGATTATAACAAATCTAGACGATGTTGATGCACACAAAATTCTTTCAAAAACAATGGTCGAATTAAGTATAGGTGAGATTGAGCAAATTCGTGATAAGTACAATTTTAATCAGTCGATTACAAATTATTTCCGAAGAATTAAAAGAAAAACAGCACTATTGATTGCTGCAAGCTGTCAACTCGGTGGAATTGCTGCTGACCTACCAAAAGAAGTTCATGAAAATCTTTATAAATTTGGCTACTACGCTGGGATGGCATTTCAAATCACAGACGATATTTTAGATTTCACATCAACGGAGGATAAATTAGGCAAACCTGCTGGAGAAGATTTATTGCAAGGAAATATCACTTTACCTGTTCTTTTTGCCATGAAGAATCCTCTATTAAAGGCTGAAATCGTAAAAGTGCATGAACGAATTGAGCCTCAAGAACTAGAAAATATAATAGAATTAATTAAAAATACAGATGCAATTGATAAGTCATTTCAAGTGAGTGATTTGTATTTACAAAAGGCATATAAAATTTTAAATGAACTTCCAATGAATGGAACGAAAACCTTGTTAAGTACAATGCTAAAGTTTATTGGGAAACGGAATTTCTAAAATGTAAACATTTGCAAACATAGGAAACAAATGGTAATATATTTTTGGTAAACTTTTAATAGAAACAAATGGATGGAGAGAAAGTAAATGGAGAAAACATTTTTAATGGTGAAACCTGATGGTGTACAAAGAGGGTTAATCGGTGAAATCATTACTAGGTTCGAACAAAAAGGTTTTCAACTTGTAGGGGCAAAATTAATGCAAATTCCAACTAGTCTCGCTGAAGAACATTACGGCGAACATAGAGAAAAACCATTTTTTAGTGAGTTAGTTTCATTTATTACTTCAGGACCAGTCTTCGCAATGGTTTGGCAAGGGGAAAATGTTATTTCAACCGCTAGACAAATGATGGGATCAACTAATCCGAAAGACGCACAACCTGGAACGATACGTGGAGATTTCGGTCTAACTGTTGGGAAAAATGTTATACATGGGTCAGATTCAAAAGAAAGTGCTGAAAGAGAAATCGCCTTATTCTTTAATAATGAAGAATTAACGAACTATACGAAGTTAATCAATGAGTGGATTTATTAATAATATAACGAATAAATGCTAGGCTATATGGGTTCGACTCTTTTAGCCTAGCTGTTTCATTTTTATAGAAGATAATTTTTTTCACTATCATGTCTATTAAAGAAGTGAGGGTTGAAAAATTGGATCGGGATTATGAAGTGTTTATTCAAAAAGTAAAAAATAAAACTGGTATTGATTTATCTCTGTATAAAGAAGCACAAATGAAAAGAAGGTTAACATCTTTGTATGAAAAAAATGGATTTACTTCTTTTCAAGACTTTTTTCAAGGGATGAATCATAATCGAAAATACCTATATGCCTTTCTTGATCGGATGACAATTAATGTATCTGAATTTTATCGGAATCAAAAAAGATGGGAAGTACTCGAGAAAAAAATATTTCCTCAATTACTAAAAAGTAATAAACCTCTTAAAATTTGGAGTGCAGCTTGTTCTACTGGTGAAGAACCTTACACAATCGCCATGGTTTTAAGCAATTTTCTTCCATTGTCACAAATAAAAATTTTGGCAACGGATATCGACGAAAACGCGATTCAAAAGGCAAAAATTGGTGTCTATCAAGAACGCTCACTACAAGAAGTTCCTGATGCGATGAAGAGAAAATACTTTAAAAAAGAAAACAACCATTATATTATAAGCGATGAAATTAAAAACACGATTACATTTAAGAAGCATAATCTACTAGCGGACCCTTATGATACGAATTATGATTTAATTGTTTGTAGAAATGTTTTAATTTACTTTACAGAAGAAGCAAAAAATTTGATTTATAAAAAATTCAGCCAGGCGTTAAAACAAAATGGTGTCCTATTTGTCGGAAGCACGGAACAAATATTCAATGCAAATCAGTATAGCCTCGACTCAATTGAAACATTTTTTTATAAAAAGATTTAATTTTAGAAAAAAGTTCATTTCCTTCTATTTATGGATAAATGCAAAAAGACCGAATAACTCAGTGGAAGAGTGAGAGCCCCTAAGTATTTCTCTCATATTTAGGGGATGATTCTTGTATTTTCATTGAAAAGATATCATTCTTGATGTGAAATATTTAACAAACGCAAAAAAACAAACACCTCCAAAAAATATGTATAAATTTATCGCTAAAGTCATAGCTTGTCTTAAGACTAGTGGAGGTGGACGTATGACATATATTATTGAAAATGTAAGTTTATATAAACAAAACGAACTAATTACAACTTCACTTCTTGTCAATAATGGAAAAATTTTGTCTGTACAACCAAGTTTTTCGAAATATTTGTATATGAAAATGAATACAAGTAATTTCCTTATGACATCCACTTCTGTCTACTATACAGACGGACTACCACAAGGAGTGAAGACAGAACAAGTAAAGGAATATTTATCCTCGAAGTATATAGAAAACGGTTGTACTACCGTATTTGTTTCTGCATCCATCAATGATGTTAAAAATGTTGATCATCATATTAGGGAAGTACGTAATTTCTATGATCATAGCCCCGTCGATTATACAATCGCTGTAAAAATTCCGATTGAACAGTTTACGGTCCCATTTGTCCAAAAGTGTAAAAGAAAAAGGATTCCAGCAATTTTTATTGAATTTAAAGATAAGAGGGAGTTATATAAAGTTCCATGGGGGTGGATTCGTGAAGCACTTTTTCCTTATAATAGCCCATTAATACCGGTATTAGAAAAAGAGATAAGCGACAAAGAATTACTTTTACATTCATGGAATACGATTTTACAACGTGAAAAAATCCCACATATTCAAGAACCGATAAGTGAGCAAACTCCTTTACCAATTGACATATTAAAGCAAATTGGTATTTATCCTTTAAAAGGATATTTACAAACTGGTGGTGAGTTAAGTTATAATTTATATTTGAATCAAGATAATAAAAATACTGTCGACTCAGTTATTCAAGGAAACATTACGCCTACAATAACTGTTCATAAAGGGAAAATCGTACGTGCTGGAACAAAAGTCTTTCCTAACGTAAATCAAGGAGAAGAATTTATAATAAATCGCCCAGCTTTTTTTAAGTAGTAAGTATAACGATGGTCTAAGTCAGTCCAATACATCGAATTAAAAACTTTCACGTTTATAAGGAGCAATGAATGATGTTTGAAACGAAGCAATATACATATTTATTAGAGCAAGGAAAAGTGGAAGAAGCAAATCAATTTTTTAACAAAGTATTTAGTGAAGGTACAGACGAAGAAGTGTTTGATCTAGCAGAGGAAGTTCGTCAATTAGGTTTTTTAGAGGAAGCAAAGAAATTATATAATCGTCTTCTTGAACGTTACCCTGACGAGGGTGAGTTACTCGTTGCTTTGGCAGAAATTTATATTCAATTAGATGAAGAGGATGAGGCACTTTCAATATTGGAGAAAATTACAAAAGATGATCCTTTTTATGTCCAATCTTTGCTTCTATTAGCAGATTTATATGAAGCACAAGGTTTATTTGAAGTAAGTGTTCAAAAACTCCTTCAAGCCGAGAAAATCGCACCAAATGAACCTATTATTCAATTCGCATTGGCTGAACTATATGCTTCGATTGGGAGATTTGCAGAGGCTGTTTATAAGTATGAACATATCCTAAAAGATACAACCGAAATTGCTAATATAAATCTTCATAAACGACTTGCTGATGTTTATGCTGCAAGTGGTGAATTTGAAAAAGCATTGCATCACTATGATCATGCTTTAGAAGACCAACTTGATATTGATGTATTATTTGGATACGGCCTAACAGCATATCAAGCTGGTTTTTATGAGAAAGCAATTGAGAAGTTAAGCGATGTAAAAGAGCTAGACCATGAATATTTTAGTTTGTACTTACCGCTAGCAAAAAGCTATGAGCATATTGAAGACCTTGAAAATGCACTAAAAACGTTACGAGAGGGTCAAGAGGTAAATCCATTCCAAAAGGAGCTTCATTTTCTTGCTGGGAAAATTAATTTAAAGCTCGGAAATGAAATGGATGCAGAAGAATGTCTTCTTGAGGCAATAAAACTCGATCCTTCTTATTTAGATGCCTACTTAACATTAAACAAATTATATTTATCCAATGAACGAAATGAAGATCTTATACATTTGGCGGAACCTCTATTAGCAGAGGGAGAAGAAGATCCAGATTTTCTATGGGATTATGCGATTGCTTGTGAAAAAGAAGAAAAGTATTCTGATGCATTAAATGCGTATCGAAGCGCATATAGATATTTAAAAGAGAATAAT
Proteins encoded:
- the spoIVA gene encoding stage IV sporulation protein A, whose protein sequence is MEKFDIFKDIAERTGGDIYIGVVGAVRTGKSTFIKKFMELVVLPNIEHEAERARAQDELPQSAAGKTIMTTEPKFVPNQAVTVHVDEGLDVNVRLVDCVGYTVPGAKGYEDENGPRMINTPWYEEPIPFHEAAEIGTRKVIQEHSTIGVVITTDGTIGEIPRDAYVEAEERVITELKEVGKPFIIVINSTKPQHHETELLRQELQEKYDIPVLAMSVENMREADVHNVLKETLFEFPVLEVNVNLPSWVMVLKDGHWLRTSYQEAVKETVKDIKRLRDVDRVVQSFTEFDFIEHAGLAGIEMGQGIAEIDLHAPDELYDQVLKEIVGVEIRGKDHLLELMQDFAHAKKEYDQIADALKMVKQTGYGIAAPTIEDMSLDEPEIIRQGSRFGVRLKAVAPSIHMIKVDVESEFAPIIGTEKQSEELVRYLMQDFEDDPLSIWNSDIFGRNLNSIVREGIQAKLALMPENARYKLKETLERIINEGSGGLIAIIL
- a CDS encoding HU family DNA-binding protein; this translates as MNKTDLVNAVAETAELSKKDATKAVDAVFDSILNALKQGDKVQLIGFGNFEVRERSARKGRNPQTGEEIEIAASKVPAFKPGKALKDAVK
- the folE gene encoding GTP cyclohydrolase I FolE — translated: MKEMDLEQIEQGVRLILEGIGEDPNREGLLDTPKRVAKMYAEMFRGLTIDPKEYFETIFHEEHEEIVLVKDIPFYSMCEHHLVPFYGHVHVAYIPRNGRITGLSKLARAVEAVAKRPQLQERITRTVANAIMEKLDPHGVMVIVEAEHMCMTMRGIKKPGSKTVTTVARGCFEVDAEKRKEVLALIK
- the mtrB gene encoding trp RNA-binding attenuation protein MtrB → MEKRLSSNDYVIIKALDDGVNVIGLTRGQDTRFHHSEKLDKGEVMIAQFTEHTSAIKVRGKSQIISPFGEVFSDGK
- a CDS encoding heptaprenyl diphosphate synthase component 1, producing MQFTEEYIAETKEKVYQKIFHSYLSSQLELPEIDHDKLFLLLNILQCQDLPKEQFDAYVTTVMYIQIALDTHDRVKNDDEDMPHQKRQLTVLAGDFYSGLYYHSLSNVPNIHLIRRLAEGIKIVNENKIKIYNKEVLTFNEYMQSMMYKETAIYQQLAYFFNHPHSEILSTNWLHVNQIIKEKNQYISYIKENDLLKTSTVDEHELHGIISKQIDNYIELKYSPILNRVPESLIEGFLERTAANKEKVSTIIS
- a CDS encoding demethylmenaquinone methyltransferase — protein: MEQSKEERVHHVFENIYNKYDQMNSIISFRQHIRWRKDTMKRMNVQKGKKALDVCCGTADWTIAMSKAIGSDGEVIGLDFSENMLKVGREKLANEQITNAKLVHGNAMELPFSDDSFDYVTIGFGLRNVPDYMQALREMYRVLKPGGVIACLETSQPTMFGFRQIYYFYFHYIMPLFGKLFAKSYKEYSWLQESARDFPEAKKLAMMFEQAGFKNVSFKKYFGGVAALHLAHKE
- the hepT gene encoding heptaprenyl diphosphate synthase component II gives rise to the protein MNYKTVYSILNKDLKKIEYELEHVLDAKSPLLKQSSLHYLQAGGKRIRPVFVILSAKFGRYNFELVKDVAVSLELIHMASLIHDDVIDDAYTRRGKPTVKAKWDNKIAMYTGDYILARALEIITNLDDVDAHKILSKTMVELSIGEIEQIRDKYNFNQSITNYFRRIKRKTALLIAASCQLGGIAADLPKEVHENLYKFGYYAGMAFQITDDILDFTSTEDKLGKPAGEDLLQGNITLPVLFAMKNPLLKAEIVKVHERIEPQELENIIELIKNTDAIDKSFQVSDLYLQKAYKILNELPMNGTKTLLSTMLKFIGKRNF
- the ndk gene encoding nucleoside-diphosphate kinase, whose protein sequence is MEKTFLMVKPDGVQRGLIGEIITRFEQKGFQLVGAKLMQIPTSLAEEHYGEHREKPFFSELVSFITSGPVFAMVWQGENVISTARQMMGSTNPKDAQPGTIRGDFGLTVGKNVIHGSDSKESAEREIALFFNNEELTNYTKLINEWIY
- a CDS encoding CheR family methyltransferase, with protein sequence MSIKEVRVEKLDRDYEVFIQKVKNKTGIDLSLYKEAQMKRRLTSLYEKNGFTSFQDFFQGMNHNRKYLYAFLDRMTINVSEFYRNQKRWEVLEKKIFPQLLKSNKPLKIWSAACSTGEEPYTIAMVLSNFLPLSQIKILATDIDENAIQKAKIGVYQERSLQEVPDAMKRKYFKKENNHYIISDEIKNTITFKKHNLLADPYDTNYDLIVCRNVLIYFTEEAKNLIYKKFSQALKQNGVLFVGSTEQIFNANQYSLDSIETFFYKKI
- a CDS encoding tetratricopeptide repeat protein; this encodes MFETKQYTYLLEQGKVEEANQFFNKVFSEGTDEEVFDLAEEVRQLGFLEEAKKLYNRLLERYPDEGELLVALAEIYIQLDEEDEALSILEKITKDDPFYVQSLLLLADLYEAQGLFEVSVQKLLQAEKIAPNEPIIQFALAELYASIGRFAEAVYKYEHILKDTTEIANINLHKRLADVYAASGEFEKALHHYDHALEDQLDIDVLFGYGLTAYQAGFYEKAIEKLSDVKELDHEYFSLYLPLAKSYEHIEDLENALKTLREGQEVNPFQKELHFLAGKINLKLGNEMDAEECLLEAIKLDPSYLDAYLTLNKLYLSNERNEDLIHLAEPLLAEGEEDPDFLWDYAIACEKEEKYSDALNAYRSAYRYLKENNEFLQSYGFFLIEEGNYTEAIEVFNKLQKSDPTNVEYMDVLERLKTNLS